In a genomic window of Diabrotica undecimpunctata isolate CICGRU chromosome 2, icDiaUnde3, whole genome shotgun sequence:
- the LOC140434273 gene encoding neutral alpha-glucosidase AB-like isoform X1 — protein MLQKLIYSFIFRYVSLILSILFYVSAVDKNNFKTCEQSSFCRRLRSIKPGESKYELDLGSLEITDNSLESKLLNTESGILFKFSLTAISGNIFRLQVDEASPLYPRYRPQFALNGEPQVAKLKLLERNKEYVSIEYNNNKVIVHARPFKIEFFDKDELVSVVNGRGLFKFEHYRKKSGENNEVRQEVAEDPGSWEENFKSHHDSKPKGPSAVGLDISFPGALRVYGLPEHADRVSLRTTGSGGVDPYRLYNLDVFEYELDSTMAIYGSIPVVYAHSPKRTIGAFWHNAAETWVDINNSKDRNVMSSIVNLVSGSKSDNNVDVHFMSESGVADLFILLGPTPKAAVKQYGSLTGVHPLPQYYTLAYHQCRWNYNDEDDVITVVKNFDENDMPLDYMWLDIEYPERKKYFTWDPHKFPHPDEMIKNLTATGRKLIVIIDPHYKREAGYFVHEDCLANDYYVKTKDDNVYEGWCWPGSSSYIDFYKPEAAEYYKNLYKLENFKGTSHDVYIWNDMNEPSVFNGPEITMPKDTKHHGGWEHRDIHNEYALAHTYATFQGLLQRTPNRRPFILTRGHFPGSQRYTAVWTGDNAAEWSHLAISYPMCLSEALGGMSFCGADVGGYFHNPDTELLQRWYQAAVWLPFFRAHAHIDARRREPYLFSDDVKNRIRTALRLRYAHLPLFYTLFWQHETEGEPVIRPLFYQYPKDENVLDIDNELLVGDSVLAAMIAEPGASSVSVYLPGGANEYWYDIEDFKLYQGTGNYNIPVTLDKSLAFYRGGSIIPRKDRPRRASTLMKNDPFTLYIALDSNKKASGYLYVDDNESFEYKNKKYLYLHFSFEDNTFNSVLVDNTDYPTKEWVERLVILGPPKGIKGAKLTSKSLGTVELTTSYTHEDRVLVVRKPGVNIREKFTVELY, from the exons ATGTTGCAGAAATTAAT atattcttttatttttagataCGTTTCTTTAATACTCTCTATACTGTTTTATGTATCAgcagtagataaaaataattttaaaacttgcGAACAAAGCAGTTTTTGCAG GCGATTAAGAAGCATTAAACCCGGCGAAAGCAAATATGAATTAGATCTAGGATCATTAGAAATCACCGACAATTCTTTGGagtcaaaacttttaaacactGAATCTGGAATTCTTTTCAAATTTTCGCTAACTGCTATTAGTGGAAACATTTTTAGGCTGCAAGTTGATGAAGCTTCTCCTTTGTATCCGAGATATAGACCTCAATTCGCCTTAAATGGTGAGCCTCAAGTAGCCAA actgAAACTACTTGAAAGGAACAAAGAATATGTTTCAATTGAATATAACAACAACAAAGTCATAGTTCATGCTAGACCATTCAAAATTGAATTCTTCGATAAAGATGAGCTCGTCAGTGTTGTTAATGGCAGAGGTCTGTTTAAATTTGAACACTACAGGAAGAAATCAGGAGAG aataacgaagtaagaCAAGAAGTAGCTGAAGATCCAGGAAGTTGGGAAGAAAACTTTAAAAGTCACCATGACAGCAAACCAAAAGGTCCTTCAGCTGTTGGATTGGATATCAGTTTTCCAGGTGCCTTAAGGGTTTATGGATTGCCTGAGCACGCTGATAG AGTTTCTTTAAGAACAACTGGATCTGGAGGTGTAGATCCATATCGTCTATACAACTTGGATGTGTTTGAATATGAATTAGATTCTACCATGGCTATTTATGGATCAATTCCAGTTGTCTATGCTCATTCTCCTAAACGAACAATTGGTGCTTTCTGGCATAATGCTGCCGAAACATGGGTTGATATCAATAACAGTAAGGACAGAAATGTTATGTCTTCAATAGTAAACTTAGTATCAG GAAGTAAATCTGATAATAATGTAGATGTCCACTTCATGAGTGAATCCGGTGTAGCTGATCTTTTCATTTTGTTGGGCCCGACACCTAAGGCTGCTGTCAAACAATATGGCTCTCTCACTGGCGTACATCCGTTACCTCAGTACTACACTTTGGCATACCACCAATGCCGATGGAACTATAACGATGAAGATGATGTTATCACA gttgttaaaaattttgatgaaaatgaCATGCCTCTTGACTATATGTGGTTGGATATCGAGTATCCAGAAAGAAAGAAGTATTTCACATGGGATCCCCATAAGTTTCCACACCCAGACGAAATGATAAAGAATTTGACAGCAACTGGTAGAAAACTGATCGTCATTATTGATCCACACTACAAGAGAGAAGCAG GTTACTTTGTTCATGAAGACTGTCTAGCAAACGACTACTACGTAAAAACAAAAGACGACAACGTATATGAAGGATGGTGTTGGCCAGGATCGAGTAGTTATATCGATTTCTATAAACCAGAAGCTGCTGAGTACTACAAGAACTTGTACAAATTAGAAAACTTTAAAGGGACCAGCCACGACGTTTACATCTGGAACGATATGAACGAACCGTCTGTCTTCAACGGACCTGAAATTACTATGCCCAAGGATACTAAACATCATGGTGGGTGGGAGCACAGAGATATTCACAACGAATATGCCTTAGCACAT ACATATGCTACATTCCAAGGACTTCTCCAACGTACGCCAAATCGTCGTCCATTCATCCTCACTAGAGGACACTTCCCCGGATCCCAACGTTATACAGCAGTATGGACTGGAGACAACGCCGCTGAATGGTCTCACTTAGCTATCAGCTACCCGATGTGTCTGAGTGAAGCTTTAGGTGGTATGAGTTTCTGTGGTGCCGATGTCGGAGGTTACTTCCACAATCCTGATACGGAGTTATTGCAAAGATGGTATCAAGCTGCTGTATGGTTACCGTTCTTCAGAGCACACGCACATATCGATGCTAGAAGGAGAGAACCATATCTTTTCTCCGATGATGTCAAGAACAGGATTAGAACTGCTTTAAG GCTCAGATATGCTCACTTACCGCTCTTCTACACCCTCTTTTGGCAACACGAAACAGAGGGAGAGCCTGTGATCAGACCCCTCTTCTACCAATATCCAAAGGATGAAAACGTGCTCGATATTGACAACGAACTTCTTGTAGGGGATTCAGTCCTTGCCGCAATGATCGCAGAACCGGGAGCTTCGAGCGTAAGCGTTTACTTACCAGGAGGTGCCAATGAATACTGGTATGACATTGAAGACTTCAAATTATATCAAGGAACCGGAAACTACAACATTCCAGTAACATTAGACAAGAGTTTGGCGTTTTACAGAGGTGGTAGTATTATACCAAGGAAGGATAGGCCGAGAAGAGCATCTACTTTGATGAAAAACGATCCGTTTACCCTATACATAGCTTTAGATTCGAACAAAAAGGCTAGTGGGTACCTTTATGTAGATGACAACGAAAGTTTTGAGTacaaaaacaagaaatatttgtatttgcacTTTAGTTTCGAGGATAATACTTTTAACAGTGTTTTAGTGGATAATACTGATTACCCAACCAAAGAATGGGTGGAGAGACTTGTCATCTTAGGCCCTCCCAAAGGTATTAAGGGAGCAAAGCTGACTAGCAAAAGTCTCGGCACTGTAGAGCTAACTACTTCTTACACTCATGAGGATAGAGTTTTGGTGGTTAGAAAACCAGGAGTTAACATTAGAGAGAAATTTACTGTtgaattatattaa
- the LOC140434273 gene encoding neutral alpha-glucosidase AB-like isoform X2 yields MLQKLIYVSLILSILFYVSAVDKNNFKTCEQSSFCRRLRSIKPGESKYELDLGSLEITDNSLESKLLNTESGILFKFSLTAISGNIFRLQVDEASPLYPRYRPQFALNGEPQVAKLKLLERNKEYVSIEYNNNKVIVHARPFKIEFFDKDELVSVVNGRGLFKFEHYRKKSGENNEVRQEVAEDPGSWEENFKSHHDSKPKGPSAVGLDISFPGALRVYGLPEHADRVSLRTTGSGGVDPYRLYNLDVFEYELDSTMAIYGSIPVVYAHSPKRTIGAFWHNAAETWVDINNSKDRNVMSSIVNLVSGSKSDNNVDVHFMSESGVADLFILLGPTPKAAVKQYGSLTGVHPLPQYYTLAYHQCRWNYNDEDDVITVVKNFDENDMPLDYMWLDIEYPERKKYFTWDPHKFPHPDEMIKNLTATGRKLIVIIDPHYKREAGYFVHEDCLANDYYVKTKDDNVYEGWCWPGSSSYIDFYKPEAAEYYKNLYKLENFKGTSHDVYIWNDMNEPSVFNGPEITMPKDTKHHGGWEHRDIHNEYALAHTYATFQGLLQRTPNRRPFILTRGHFPGSQRYTAVWTGDNAAEWSHLAISYPMCLSEALGGMSFCGADVGGYFHNPDTELLQRWYQAAVWLPFFRAHAHIDARRREPYLFSDDVKNRIRTALRLRYAHLPLFYTLFWQHETEGEPVIRPLFYQYPKDENVLDIDNELLVGDSVLAAMIAEPGASSVSVYLPGGANEYWYDIEDFKLYQGTGNYNIPVTLDKSLAFYRGGSIIPRKDRPRRASTLMKNDPFTLYIALDSNKKASGYLYVDDNESFEYKNKKYLYLHFSFEDNTFNSVLVDNTDYPTKEWVERLVILGPPKGIKGAKLTSKSLGTVELTTSYTHEDRVLVVRKPGVNIREKFTVELY; encoded by the exons ATGTTGCAGAAATTAAT ataCGTTTCTTTAATACTCTCTATACTGTTTTATGTATCAgcagtagataaaaataattttaaaacttgcGAACAAAGCAGTTTTTGCAG GCGATTAAGAAGCATTAAACCCGGCGAAAGCAAATATGAATTAGATCTAGGATCATTAGAAATCACCGACAATTCTTTGGagtcaaaacttttaaacactGAATCTGGAATTCTTTTCAAATTTTCGCTAACTGCTATTAGTGGAAACATTTTTAGGCTGCAAGTTGATGAAGCTTCTCCTTTGTATCCGAGATATAGACCTCAATTCGCCTTAAATGGTGAGCCTCAAGTAGCCAA actgAAACTACTTGAAAGGAACAAAGAATATGTTTCAATTGAATATAACAACAACAAAGTCATAGTTCATGCTAGACCATTCAAAATTGAATTCTTCGATAAAGATGAGCTCGTCAGTGTTGTTAATGGCAGAGGTCTGTTTAAATTTGAACACTACAGGAAGAAATCAGGAGAG aataacgaagtaagaCAAGAAGTAGCTGAAGATCCAGGAAGTTGGGAAGAAAACTTTAAAAGTCACCATGACAGCAAACCAAAAGGTCCTTCAGCTGTTGGATTGGATATCAGTTTTCCAGGTGCCTTAAGGGTTTATGGATTGCCTGAGCACGCTGATAG AGTTTCTTTAAGAACAACTGGATCTGGAGGTGTAGATCCATATCGTCTATACAACTTGGATGTGTTTGAATATGAATTAGATTCTACCATGGCTATTTATGGATCAATTCCAGTTGTCTATGCTCATTCTCCTAAACGAACAATTGGTGCTTTCTGGCATAATGCTGCCGAAACATGGGTTGATATCAATAACAGTAAGGACAGAAATGTTATGTCTTCAATAGTAAACTTAGTATCAG GAAGTAAATCTGATAATAATGTAGATGTCCACTTCATGAGTGAATCCGGTGTAGCTGATCTTTTCATTTTGTTGGGCCCGACACCTAAGGCTGCTGTCAAACAATATGGCTCTCTCACTGGCGTACATCCGTTACCTCAGTACTACACTTTGGCATACCACCAATGCCGATGGAACTATAACGATGAAGATGATGTTATCACA gttgttaaaaattttgatgaaaatgaCATGCCTCTTGACTATATGTGGTTGGATATCGAGTATCCAGAAAGAAAGAAGTATTTCACATGGGATCCCCATAAGTTTCCACACCCAGACGAAATGATAAAGAATTTGACAGCAACTGGTAGAAAACTGATCGTCATTATTGATCCACACTACAAGAGAGAAGCAG GTTACTTTGTTCATGAAGACTGTCTAGCAAACGACTACTACGTAAAAACAAAAGACGACAACGTATATGAAGGATGGTGTTGGCCAGGATCGAGTAGTTATATCGATTTCTATAAACCAGAAGCTGCTGAGTACTACAAGAACTTGTACAAATTAGAAAACTTTAAAGGGACCAGCCACGACGTTTACATCTGGAACGATATGAACGAACCGTCTGTCTTCAACGGACCTGAAATTACTATGCCCAAGGATACTAAACATCATGGTGGGTGGGAGCACAGAGATATTCACAACGAATATGCCTTAGCACAT ACATATGCTACATTCCAAGGACTTCTCCAACGTACGCCAAATCGTCGTCCATTCATCCTCACTAGAGGACACTTCCCCGGATCCCAACGTTATACAGCAGTATGGACTGGAGACAACGCCGCTGAATGGTCTCACTTAGCTATCAGCTACCCGATGTGTCTGAGTGAAGCTTTAGGTGGTATGAGTTTCTGTGGTGCCGATGTCGGAGGTTACTTCCACAATCCTGATACGGAGTTATTGCAAAGATGGTATCAAGCTGCTGTATGGTTACCGTTCTTCAGAGCACACGCACATATCGATGCTAGAAGGAGAGAACCATATCTTTTCTCCGATGATGTCAAGAACAGGATTAGAACTGCTTTAAG GCTCAGATATGCTCACTTACCGCTCTTCTACACCCTCTTTTGGCAACACGAAACAGAGGGAGAGCCTGTGATCAGACCCCTCTTCTACCAATATCCAAAGGATGAAAACGTGCTCGATATTGACAACGAACTTCTTGTAGGGGATTCAGTCCTTGCCGCAATGATCGCAGAACCGGGAGCTTCGAGCGTAAGCGTTTACTTACCAGGAGGTGCCAATGAATACTGGTATGACATTGAAGACTTCAAATTATATCAAGGAACCGGAAACTACAACATTCCAGTAACATTAGACAAGAGTTTGGCGTTTTACAGAGGTGGTAGTATTATACCAAGGAAGGATAGGCCGAGAAGAGCATCTACTTTGATGAAAAACGATCCGTTTACCCTATACATAGCTTTAGATTCGAACAAAAAGGCTAGTGGGTACCTTTATGTAGATGACAACGAAAGTTTTGAGTacaaaaacaagaaatatttgtatttgcacTTTAGTTTCGAGGATAATACTTTTAACAGTGTTTTAGTGGATAATACTGATTACCCAACCAAAGAATGGGTGGAGAGACTTGTCATCTTAGGCCCTCCCAAAGGTATTAAGGGAGCAAAGCTGACTAGCAAAAGTCTCGGCACTGTAGAGCTAACTACTTCTTACACTCATGAGGATAGAGTTTTGGTGGTTAGAAAACCAGGAGTTAACATTAGAGAGAAATTTACTGTtgaattatattaa